A genomic region of Pseudomonadota bacterium contains the following coding sequences:
- a CDS encoding CBS domain-containing protein produces the protein MKSEKIRVGLTFDDVLIQPSYSAILPHEVDLSTWLTRDIKLKNPLLSAAMDTVTESKTAICMAREGGIGIIHKNMSIEAQALEVDKVKKSESGMIVDPITMAPDNLVHEVLKVMEKYRISGVPIVDGNRLVGIVTNRDLRFETQMDRPLRDIMTKDNLVTVSKGIGMDEAKVLLHKHRIEKLLVVDDDNRLQGLITIKDIEKTRMYPDSCKDGMGRL, from the coding sequence ACTTTTGATGATGTCTTGATACAGCCGAGTTATTCCGCCATTCTGCCGCATGAGGTTGATCTTTCGACCTGGTTGACTCGGGATATTAAGCTCAAAAACCCGTTGCTCAGCGCGGCCATGGATACGGTGACCGAGTCAAAAACCGCGATCTGCATGGCTCGAGAGGGCGGTATCGGCATCATTCACAAAAATATGTCAATTGAGGCCCAGGCCCTTGAGGTGGATAAGGTCAAAAAGTCGGAAAGCGGCATGATTGTTGACCCGATCACCATGGCTCCTGATAATCTGGTCCATGAAGTTTTAAAGGTCATGGAGAAGTATCGCATTTCCGGGGTGCCGATTGTTGATGGGAATCGGTTGGTTGGGATCGTCACTAATCGGGACCTGCGTTTTGAAACGCAGATGGACCGGCCTTTGCGGGATATTATGACCAAGGACAATCTGGTTACGGTTTCCAAGGGTATTGGCATGGATGAAGCTAAGGTTCTGCTGCATAAACATCGCATTGAAAAACTGTTGGTAGTCGATGACGATAATCGTTTGCAGGGACTGATCACCATCAAAGATATCGAAAAAACGCGTATGTATCCCGATTCCTGCAAGGATGGGATGGGGCGGTTGC